From a single Brassica rapa cultivar Chiifu-401-42 chromosome A01, CAAS_Brap_v3.01, whole genome shotgun sequence genomic region:
- the LOC103849092 gene encoding heat shock protein 90-6, mitochondrial isoform X2 has translation MLRLSKRSVSTLLRSGDRSFRVAAAAGTSIHRSSPSSTRGEAESRWYSSLTNGKCRRSESLAHLNMKANWFMGYRNESSAAASDSSSQAPPPPPVEKYEYQAEVSRLMDLIVNSLYSNKEVFLRELISNASDALDKLRYLSVTDPDLSKDAADLDIRIYADKENGVITLTDSGIGMTRQELVDCLGTIAQSGTAKFLTALKDNKDAGGDNNLIGQFGVGFYSAFLVADRVTVSTKSPKSDKQYVWEGEEGSSSYTIKEETDPQLIIPRGTRITLHLKPDYKGFADPERVQKLVKNYSQFVSFPIYTWQEKGYTKEVEVDDDPAESKQDNQDDQAERKKKTKKVVERYWDWELTNETQPIWLRNSKEVTTEEYNEFYRKTFNEYLDPLASSHFTTEGEVEFRSILYVPPVSPMGKDDVVNQKTKNIRLYVKRVFISDDFDGELFPRYLSFIKGVVDSHDLPLNVSREILQESRIVRIMKKRLVKKAFDMILGISLSENREDYEKFWDNFGKHLKLGCIEDRENHKRLAPLLRFFSSQSENDMISLDEYVENMKAEQKAIYYVASDSITSAKNAPFLEKLLEKELEVLYLVEPIDEVAIQSLKSYKDKDFIDISKEDLDLGDKNEEKEAAAKKEFGQTCDWIKKRLGDKVASVQISSRLSSSPCVLVSGKFGWSANMERLMKAQSAGDTTSLEFMKGRRVFEINPDHSIIKNINAAYKSNPNDEDAMKAIDLMYDAALVSSGFTPENPAELGGKIYEMMDTALSGKWSSPEAQPQQHMAQSHNAELLEAEVVEPVEVDGKK, from the exons ATGCTCAGGCTCTCGAAGCGTTCCGTCTCTACTCTCCTTCGCTCCGGCGACAGAAGCTTCCGCGTCGCCGCCGCCGCAGGGACTTCGATTCACCGCTCTTCCCCATCTTCCACG AGAGGTGAGGCAGAATCGAGATGGTACTCGTCTTTAACCAATGGAAAGTGTAGGAGAAGTGAGTCCTTGGCTCATTTGAACATGAAAGCCAATTGGTTTATGGGATACCGGAACGAATCCAGCGCTGCAGCTTCAGACTCTTCCTCTcaggctcctcctcctcctccggttgAGAAATATGAATATCAAGCTGAA GTTAGTCGCCTCATGGACCTCATCGTTAACAGTCTGTACAGTAACAAGGAGGTGTTTCTTCGGGAGCTTATCAG CAATGCTAGTGACGCATTGGATAAGTTGCGTTATTTGAGCGTTACAGACCCTGATCTTTCAAAGGATGCTGCTGATCTTGATATACGCATCTATGCAGACAAGGAGAATGGAGTAATAACCCTCAC TGATTCAGGTATCGGTATGACAAGACAAGAACTAGTTGACTGCCTTGGGACTATCGCGCAGAGTGGAACTGCCAAGTTCTTAACAGCTTTAAAG GATAACAAGGATGCAGGTGGTGACAACAACTTAATTGGTCAATTCGGTGTGGGGTTCTATTCAGCGTTCTTGGTTGCTGATCGG GTCACTGTGTCGACGAAGAGCCCAAAGTCTGATAAGCAATATGTATGGGAAGGAGAAGAAGGCTCAAGCAGTTATACCATTAAGGAAGAGACTGATCCCCAGCTAATCATTCCTAGAGGAACACGTATTACTTTGCATCTTAAG CCGGATTACAAAGGATTTGCAGATCCAGAGCGGGTTCAGAAGCTCGTGAAAAATTATTCTCAGTTTGTTTCTTTCCCTATATACACGTGGCAGGAAAAGGGATACACAAAAGAG GTTGAAGTTGATGATGATCCAGCTGAGTCAAAACAAGATAACCAGGACGACCAGGCTGAg AGGaaaaagaagacaaagaagGTTGTTGAGAGATACTGGGACTGGGAACTGACTAATGAGACACAACCAATTTGG CTCCGGAACTCTAAGGAGGTGACAACAGAGGAGTACAATGAGTTTTACAGAAAGACTTTCAACGAGTATTTGGACCCATTGGCATCATCCCACTTCACAACAGAG GGTGAGGTCGAGTTTAGGTCAATCCTTTACGTGCCACCTGTCTCACCAATGGGGAAGGATGACGTGGTTAATCAAAAGACAAAGAACATAAGGCTCTATGTCAAGCGAGTATTCATTTCAGATGATTTTGACGGGGAGCTG TTTCCTCGGTACTTGAGCTTCATTAAGGGTGTTGTGGACTCACACGATCTCCCACTTAATGTTTCCCGTGAAATTCTTCAAGAAAGTCGCATT GTGAGGATCATGAAGAAacgtctggtgaagaaagctTTTGATATGATTTTGGGGATTTCCTTGAGTGAAAATAGAGAA GACTATGAGAAGTTTTGGGATAATTTCGGCAAACATCTAAAACTAGGCTGCATCGAGGACCGTGAGAACCATAAGCGTCTAGCTCCATTGCTTCGATTCTTCTCCTCCCAGAGTGAGAATGACATGATCAGTTTGGATGAATACGTCGAGAATATGAAGGCTGAACAAAAAGCTATATATTACGTTGCTTCCGACAGCATTACAAGTGCTAAGAATGCACCTTTCCTCGAGAAGCTTCTGGAGAAGGAACTTGAG GTACTATATCTGGTTGAACCCATTGATGAAGTTGCCATACAGAGCTTGAAATCTTACAAGGATAAGGACTTCATCGACATCAGCAAGGAAGACTTAGACCTAG GTGACAAGAACGAGGAGAAAGAGGCAGCTGCCAAAAAGGAGTTTGGGCAGACATGTGATTGGATAAAGAAACGATTGGGAGATAAGGTTGCCAGTGTTCAAATTTCGAGCCGTCTCAGTTCATCGCCATGTGTTCTTGTATCTGGTAAATTTGGTTGGTCAGCCAATATGGAGAG GCTAATGAAGGCACAATCAGCTGGTGACACAACAAGCCTCGAGTTCATGAAAGGGAGAAGAGTGTTTGAGATCAATCCTGACCACTCGATCATCAAGAACATAAAT GCTGCTTACAAGAGTAACCCAAATGATGAAGATGCGATGAAAGCCATAGATCTTATGTATGATGCAGCGCTAGTGTCTAGTGGGTTCACG CCCGAGAATCCAGCAGAGCTCGGCGGAAAGATATATGAGATGATGGATACTGCTCTCTCCGGGAAATGGTCAAGCCCCGAGGCCCAGCCGCAGCAGCATATGGCACAATCTCACAACGCAGAGCTGTTGGAAGCTGAAGTCGTTGAACCAGTTGAAGTGGATGGGAAGAAATGA
- the LOC103849092 gene encoding heat shock protein 90-6, mitochondrial isoform X1 has protein sequence MLRLSKRSVSTLLRSGDRSFRVAAAAGTSIHRSSPSSTDAKRGEAESRWYSSLTNGKCRRSESLAHLNMKANWFMGYRNESSAAASDSSSQAPPPPPVEKYEYQAEVSRLMDLIVNSLYSNKEVFLRELISNASDALDKLRYLSVTDPDLSKDAADLDIRIYADKENGVITLTDSGIGMTRQELVDCLGTIAQSGTAKFLTALKDNKDAGGDNNLIGQFGVGFYSAFLVADRVTVSTKSPKSDKQYVWEGEEGSSSYTIKEETDPQLIIPRGTRITLHLKPDYKGFADPERVQKLVKNYSQFVSFPIYTWQEKGYTKEVEVDDDPAESKQDNQDDQAERKKKTKKVVERYWDWELTNETQPIWLRNSKEVTTEEYNEFYRKTFNEYLDPLASSHFTTEGEVEFRSILYVPPVSPMGKDDVVNQKTKNIRLYVKRVFISDDFDGELFPRYLSFIKGVVDSHDLPLNVSREILQESRIVRIMKKRLVKKAFDMILGISLSENREDYEKFWDNFGKHLKLGCIEDRENHKRLAPLLRFFSSQSENDMISLDEYVENMKAEQKAIYYVASDSITSAKNAPFLEKLLEKELEVLYLVEPIDEVAIQSLKSYKDKDFIDISKEDLDLGDKNEEKEAAAKKEFGQTCDWIKKRLGDKVASVQISSRLSSSPCVLVSGKFGWSANMERLMKAQSAGDTTSLEFMKGRRVFEINPDHSIIKNINAAYKSNPNDEDAMKAIDLMYDAALVSSGFTPENPAELGGKIYEMMDTALSGKWSSPEAQPQQHMAQSHNAELLEAEVVEPVEVDGKK, from the exons ATGCTCAGGCTCTCGAAGCGTTCCGTCTCTACTCTCCTTCGCTCCGGCGACAGAAGCTTCCGCGTCGCCGCCGCCGCAGGGACTTCGATTCACCGCTCTTCCCCATCTTCCACG GATGCGAAGAGAGGTGAGGCAGAATCGAGATGGTACTCGTCTTTAACCAATGGAAAGTGTAGGAGAAGTGAGTCCTTGGCTCATTTGAACATGAAAGCCAATTGGTTTATGGGATACCGGAACGAATCCAGCGCTGCAGCTTCAGACTCTTCCTCTcaggctcctcctcctcctccggttgAGAAATATGAATATCAAGCTGAA GTTAGTCGCCTCATGGACCTCATCGTTAACAGTCTGTACAGTAACAAGGAGGTGTTTCTTCGGGAGCTTATCAG CAATGCTAGTGACGCATTGGATAAGTTGCGTTATTTGAGCGTTACAGACCCTGATCTTTCAAAGGATGCTGCTGATCTTGATATACGCATCTATGCAGACAAGGAGAATGGAGTAATAACCCTCAC TGATTCAGGTATCGGTATGACAAGACAAGAACTAGTTGACTGCCTTGGGACTATCGCGCAGAGTGGAACTGCCAAGTTCTTAACAGCTTTAAAG GATAACAAGGATGCAGGTGGTGACAACAACTTAATTGGTCAATTCGGTGTGGGGTTCTATTCAGCGTTCTTGGTTGCTGATCGG GTCACTGTGTCGACGAAGAGCCCAAAGTCTGATAAGCAATATGTATGGGAAGGAGAAGAAGGCTCAAGCAGTTATACCATTAAGGAAGAGACTGATCCCCAGCTAATCATTCCTAGAGGAACACGTATTACTTTGCATCTTAAG CCGGATTACAAAGGATTTGCAGATCCAGAGCGGGTTCAGAAGCTCGTGAAAAATTATTCTCAGTTTGTTTCTTTCCCTATATACACGTGGCAGGAAAAGGGATACACAAAAGAG GTTGAAGTTGATGATGATCCAGCTGAGTCAAAACAAGATAACCAGGACGACCAGGCTGAg AGGaaaaagaagacaaagaagGTTGTTGAGAGATACTGGGACTGGGAACTGACTAATGAGACACAACCAATTTGG CTCCGGAACTCTAAGGAGGTGACAACAGAGGAGTACAATGAGTTTTACAGAAAGACTTTCAACGAGTATTTGGACCCATTGGCATCATCCCACTTCACAACAGAG GGTGAGGTCGAGTTTAGGTCAATCCTTTACGTGCCACCTGTCTCACCAATGGGGAAGGATGACGTGGTTAATCAAAAGACAAAGAACATAAGGCTCTATGTCAAGCGAGTATTCATTTCAGATGATTTTGACGGGGAGCTG TTTCCTCGGTACTTGAGCTTCATTAAGGGTGTTGTGGACTCACACGATCTCCCACTTAATGTTTCCCGTGAAATTCTTCAAGAAAGTCGCATT GTGAGGATCATGAAGAAacgtctggtgaagaaagctTTTGATATGATTTTGGGGATTTCCTTGAGTGAAAATAGAGAA GACTATGAGAAGTTTTGGGATAATTTCGGCAAACATCTAAAACTAGGCTGCATCGAGGACCGTGAGAACCATAAGCGTCTAGCTCCATTGCTTCGATTCTTCTCCTCCCAGAGTGAGAATGACATGATCAGTTTGGATGAATACGTCGAGAATATGAAGGCTGAACAAAAAGCTATATATTACGTTGCTTCCGACAGCATTACAAGTGCTAAGAATGCACCTTTCCTCGAGAAGCTTCTGGAGAAGGAACTTGAG GTACTATATCTGGTTGAACCCATTGATGAAGTTGCCATACAGAGCTTGAAATCTTACAAGGATAAGGACTTCATCGACATCAGCAAGGAAGACTTAGACCTAG GTGACAAGAACGAGGAGAAAGAGGCAGCTGCCAAAAAGGAGTTTGGGCAGACATGTGATTGGATAAAGAAACGATTGGGAGATAAGGTTGCCAGTGTTCAAATTTCGAGCCGTCTCAGTTCATCGCCATGTGTTCTTGTATCTGGTAAATTTGGTTGGTCAGCCAATATGGAGAG GCTAATGAAGGCACAATCAGCTGGTGACACAACAAGCCTCGAGTTCATGAAAGGGAGAAGAGTGTTTGAGATCAATCCTGACCACTCGATCATCAAGAACATAAAT GCTGCTTACAAGAGTAACCCAAATGATGAAGATGCGATGAAAGCCATAGATCTTATGTATGATGCAGCGCTAGTGTCTAGTGGGTTCACG CCCGAGAATCCAGCAGAGCTCGGCGGAAAGATATATGAGATGATGGATACTGCTCTCTCCGGGAAATGGTCAAGCCCCGAGGCCCAGCCGCAGCAGCATATGGCACAATCTCACAACGCAGAGCTGTTGGAAGCTGAAGTCGTTGAACCAGTTGAAGTGGATGGGAAGAAATGA
- the LOC103849101 gene encoding uncharacterized protein LOC103849101 isoform X2 encodes MSSRDHHHPPEPLDFFIWTVEDVGSWLEEINLGSYRLIFKENGVNGEFLESMSVFTTEQILHFIRRHHMKWGDFITLCKELRRIKVACLKGEQRVRRPWWAPSCLSVVFVKAAKRNRQSRVVSLKLES; translated from the exons ATGAGCAGCAgagatcatcatcatccacCCGAGCCTCTTGATTTCTTTATCTGGACTGTTGAG GATGTTGGATCTTGGCTTGAGGAGATAAACCTTGGAAGCTACCGCCTGATTTTCAAAGAAAATGGCGTCAACGGAGAATTTCTAGAAAGCATGTCAGTGTTTACAACCGAACAGATCCTTCACTTCATTAGGAGGCATCACATGAAGTGGGGAGACTTCATCACCCTCTGTAAAGAACTCAGAAGGATTAAAG TGGCTTGCTTGAAAGGTGAGCAGAGAGTTCGACGGCCATGGTGGGCACCGTCTTGTCTATCAGTAGTCTTTGTTAAAGCGGCTAAACGCAACCGACAGTCTCGAGTTGTATCTCTAAAGCTTGAATCTTGA
- the LOC103849101 gene encoding uncharacterized protein LOC103849101 isoform X1, with product MIELYWDFCAEETTTMSSRDHHHPPEPLDFFIWTVEDVGSWLEEINLGSYRLIFKENGVNGEFLESMSVFTTEQILHFIRRHHMKWGDFITLCKELRRIKVACLKGEQRVRRPWWAPSCLSVVFVKAAKRNRQSRVVSLKLES from the exons ATGATCGAATTGTATTGGGACTTTTGTGCAGAGGAGACGACGACGATGAGCAGCAgagatcatcatcatccacCCGAGCCTCTTGATTTCTTTATCTGGACTGTTGAG GATGTTGGATCTTGGCTTGAGGAGATAAACCTTGGAAGCTACCGCCTGATTTTCAAAGAAAATGGCGTCAACGGAGAATTTCTAGAAAGCATGTCAGTGTTTACAACCGAACAGATCCTTCACTTCATTAGGAGGCATCACATGAAGTGGGGAGACTTCATCACCCTCTGTAAAGAACTCAGAAGGATTAAAG TGGCTTGCTTGAAAGGTGAGCAGAGAGTTCGACGGCCATGGTGGGCACCGTCTTGTCTATCAGTAGTCTTTGTTAAAGCGGCTAAACGCAACCGACAGTCTCGAGTTGTATCTCTAAAGCTTGAATCTTGA
- the LOC103849117 gene encoding exosome complex component RRP42 isoform X2, whose product MVGVSFGEQQFIKGGIAQDLRTDGRKRLSYRDIYVETGVIPQANGSARVRIGGTDVIASVKAEIGRPSSLQPDKGKVAVFIDCSPTAEPTFGGRGGEELSSELALALQVCLLGGKSGAGAGINLSSLLIKEGRVCWDLYIDGLVISSDGNLLDALSAAIKAALTNTAIPKVQVSAEVADDEQPEIDISDEEYQQFDTSSVPVIVTLTKVGNHYIVDATAEEESQMSSAVSISVNRAGHICGLTKRGGSGLDPSVILDMISVAKHVSETLMNNLDSKISAAEACEDDES is encoded by the exons ATGGTGGGTGTTTCGTTTGGGGAGCAACAGTTCATTAAAGGTGGGATTGCTCAAGACCTTCGAACTGATGGTCGGAAAAGATTGTCTTACCGTGACATCTACGTCGAAACCGGCGTTATTCCGCAG GCTAATGGTTCAGCGAGAGTTAGGATAGGTGGAACTGATGTGATTGCAAGTGTAAAG GCTGAGATTGGGAGGCCAAGTTCACTTCAGCCTGATAAAGGCAAAGTTGCTGTTTTCATTGATTGCAGTCCAACAGCAGAACCTACCTTCGGG GGGAGAGGTGGTGAGGAGTTGTCTTCTGAGCTTGCTTTGGCTCTTCAAGTATGTCTTCTTGGTGGCAAAAGTGGAGCTG GGGCTGGTATAAATTTATCTTCGCTTTTGATCAAAGAAGGAAGAGTCTGCTGGGACCTTTATATAGATGGCCTTGTTATTAGTTCAGATGGGAATCTATTGGATGCCCTGAGTGCTGCCATCAAG GCTGCTTTAACGAATACAGCTATACCAAAAGTCCAAGTTTCAGCTGAAGTGGCGGACGATGAGCAACCAGAGATTGACATCAGCGACGAAGAGTATCAACAGTTTGATACGTCCAGTGTCCCAGTCATAGTCACGTTAACTAAA GTGGGGAATCATTACATAGTTGATGCAACAGCGGAAGAGGAGTCTCAGATGAGCTCAGCTGTGTCTATATCCGTGAACCGGGCAGGCCATATCTGTGGGTTAACCAAAAGAGGCGGGTCTGGTTTAGACCCGAGCGTCATCCTTGACATGATCTCTGTGGCCAAGCATGTGTCAGAGACCCTGATGAATAATCTTGATTCTAAGATTTCAGCTGCAGAGGCCTGTGAAGACGATGAGTCTTGA
- the LOC103849117 gene encoding exosome complex component RRP42 isoform X1, whose protein sequence is MTKLPLLRVNNYVHAIFKPYRQVVTASFNLNQFILAATVAGELQSCCLLSNSQRRAVLCCVCVVVMVGVSFGEQQFIKGGIAQDLRTDGRKRLSYRDIYVETGVIPQANGSARVRIGGTDVIASVKAEIGRPSSLQPDKGKVAVFIDCSPTAEPTFGGRGGEELSSELALALQVCLLGGKSGAGAGINLSSLLIKEGRVCWDLYIDGLVISSDGNLLDALSAAIKAALTNTAIPKVQVSAEVADDEQPEIDISDEEYQQFDTSSVPVIVTLTKVGNHYIVDATAEEESQMSSAVSISVNRAGHICGLTKRGGSGLDPSVILDMISVAKHVSETLMNNLDSKISAAEACEDDES, encoded by the exons ATGACTAAATTACCCTTACTAAGAGTCAATAATTACGTTCACGCCATCTTTAAACCCTACCGGCAAGTTGTCACTGCTTCCTTTAACCTAAACCAATTCATACTTGCCGCTACGGTCGCCGGGGAACTTCAGAGTTGCTGTCTTCTATCGAATTCTCAACGAAG AGCTGTGTTGTGCTGTGTCTGTGTAGTAGTAATGGTGGGTGTTTCGTTTGGGGAGCAACAGTTCATTAAAGGTGGGATTGCTCAAGACCTTCGAACTGATGGTCGGAAAAGATTGTCTTACCGTGACATCTACGTCGAAACCGGCGTTATTCCGCAG GCTAATGGTTCAGCGAGAGTTAGGATAGGTGGAACTGATGTGATTGCAAGTGTAAAG GCTGAGATTGGGAGGCCAAGTTCACTTCAGCCTGATAAAGGCAAAGTTGCTGTTTTCATTGATTGCAGTCCAACAGCAGAACCTACCTTCGGG GGGAGAGGTGGTGAGGAGTTGTCTTCTGAGCTTGCTTTGGCTCTTCAAGTATGTCTTCTTGGTGGCAAAAGTGGAGCTG GGGCTGGTATAAATTTATCTTCGCTTTTGATCAAAGAAGGAAGAGTCTGCTGGGACCTTTATATAGATGGCCTTGTTATTAGTTCAGATGGGAATCTATTGGATGCCCTGAGTGCTGCCATCAAG GCTGCTTTAACGAATACAGCTATACCAAAAGTCCAAGTTTCAGCTGAAGTGGCGGACGATGAGCAACCAGAGATTGACATCAGCGACGAAGAGTATCAACAGTTTGATACGTCCAGTGTCCCAGTCATAGTCACGTTAACTAAA GTGGGGAATCATTACATAGTTGATGCAACAGCGGAAGAGGAGTCTCAGATGAGCTCAGCTGTGTCTATATCCGTGAACCGGGCAGGCCATATCTGTGGGTTAACCAAAAGAGGCGGGTCTGGTTTAGACCCGAGCGTCATCCTTGACATGATCTCTGTGGCCAAGCATGTGTCAGAGACCCTGATGAATAATCTTGATTCTAAGATTTCAGCTGCAGAGGCCTGTGAAGACGATGAGTCTTGA
- the LOC103849136 gene encoding uncharacterized protein LOC103849136 produces MDNDKGCRRFILVDDEYKFFFDHHLSGGDNTFLPPFDDDNVESETRSLGFKVSGGSKRSKKPINNRVSQKRKRKEIGSEDEASRAFPVATTRESIQRDNRASERRKRKMAEFESASVSRNQVKIRQDNKAKKVSESTKVNTSRDVPLVRATQRDNKARKVSKVDTLRDVLLVRTKETIQQDSKAKKMSDVPLFRTKEVTRRDKRVAERRKKKIDETKAAGTSRVVHVEKVNRDVDKTPRVVPVTQSNKGVSVGTRKKKNEAAVDKDYVSYLTWLVDSLKASTTTVPVQSEKDLLAKVKVEQDTESCSHDDDDDIMVSDSPFLSGGSSTPFVVSKSKTVIDLEKDSTEDESRNCVFTKELMEALEKPYDKRELLKLFGDVSKKKPVIRCKELRNGRVKNYETSELAPSYLEKVSDFDREYKSVDGDDKARLKLLRGFFFYLKNVTRAGSFKPWLPENQKKLGLGKQCL; encoded by the coding sequence ATGGATAATGATAAAGGATGCAGAAGGTTCATCTTGGTTGATGATGAGTACAAGTTCTTCTTTGATCATCATCTTAGTGGTGGCGACAACACTTTTCTCCCTCCCTTTGACGATGACAATGTGGAATCTGAAACTCGTAGTCTTGGTTTCAAGGTTTCTGGTGGTTCAAAAAGATCAAAGAAACCAATCAACAACAGAGTTTCTCAGAAGAGAAAGAGGAAAGAGATTGGGTCCGAGGATGAGGCTTCAAGAGCTTTTCCGGTAGCTACAACTAGAGAAAGCATTCAACGTGACAATAGAGCTTCTGAACGAAGAAAGAGGAAGATGGCTGAGTTTGAGTCCGCTAGTGTTTCAAGGAACCAAGTAAAAATCCGACAAGACAACAAAGCTAAGAAAGTGTCAGAGTCAACAAAGGTTAACACTTCACGGGATGTTCCTTTGGTTAGAGCCACCCAACGAGACAACAAAGCTAGGAAAGTGTCAAAGGTTGACACTTTAAGGGATGTTCTGTTGGTTAGAACCAAAGAAACCATCCAACAAGACAGCAAAGCTAAGAAAATGTCAGATGTTCCCTTGTTTAGGACCAAAGAAGTCACTAGAAGAGACAAAAGGGTTGCTGAacgaagaaagaagaagattgatGAAACTAAAGCAGCAGGGACTTCAAGGGTTGTTCATGTGGAGAAAGTAAATAGAGATGTAGACAAGACTCCAAGGGTTGTTCCAGTGACACAAAGCAACAAAGGAGTTTCTGTTGGgacaaggaagaagaagaatgaagcAGCTGTGGATAAAGACTACGTGAGCTACCTCACATGGCTTGTAGACTCTCTTAAAGCTTCCACAACTACTGTTCCTGTTCAGTCTGAAAAGGATCTATTAGCAAAAGTAAAGGTTGAGCAAGATACTGAGTCTTGTtctcatgatgatgatgatgatataaTGGTTAGTGATTCCCCTTTCTTGAGTGGAGGAAGTAGTACACCTTTTGTGGTGTCCAAGAGCAAGACAGTGATTGATCTCGAGAAAGATAGTACAGAGGACGAGAGTAGAAACTGTGTGTTTACAAAGGAGCTAATGGAAGCTTTGGAGAAACCATATGATAAAAGAGAGTTGTTGAAGCTCTTTGGTGATGTATCAAAGAAAAAACCAGTGATTCGGTGTAAAGAACTGAGAAATGGAAGAGTAAAGAATTATGAGACTTCTGAGTTGGCACCTTCTTATCTTGAGAAGGTGTCTGATTTCGATAGAGAATACAAGAGTGTGGATGGTGATGATAAGGCGAGATTGAAGTTGCTGCGTGGTTTTTTCTTCTACTTGAAGAATGTAACTCGTGCTGGTTCTTTCAAGCCTTGGTTGCCAGAGAATCAGAAGAAGCTGGGGCTAGGAAAGCAATGCTTGTAA
- the LOC103849146 gene encoding transmembrane emp24 domain-containing protein p24beta2, whose translation MSLKATILIIGLVWSFQAALGIRFVIDREECFSHKAEYEGDTLHVSFVVIKSDSQWHFNEDGVDLVIHGPTGEQVHDFREQISAKHDFVVQKKGVYRFCFTNKSPYHETIDFDVQLGHFAYYDQHAKDEHFTPLMEQISKLEEALYNIQFEQHWLEAQTDRQAIVNENMSKRAVHKALFESFALIGASVLQVYLLRRLFERKLGMSRV comes from the exons ATGAGCTTGAAGGCTACGATCCTAATCATAGGGCTCGTGTGGAGCTTCCAGGCAGCGTTAGGGATTAGATTCGTGATAGACAGAGAAGAATGCTTCTCCCACAAGGCTGAATACGAAGGAGATACCCTTCATGTCTCTTTCGTCGTCATCAAGTCTGATTCTCAGTGGCATTTCAACGAGGATGGTGTAGATCTTGTG ATACATGGGCCAACAGGGGAACAAGTTCATGACTTCAGGGAGCAGATTAGTGCCAAGCACGACTTTGTTGTCCAGAAGAAAGGGGTTTACCGTTTCTGTTTCACTAACAAGTCTCCTTATCATGAAACCATTGACTTCGATGTACAGCTTGGTCATTTTGCCTACTACGACCAGCACGCAAAGGACG AGCATTTCACTCCGTTGATGGAGCAGATATCAAAGCTAGAGGAGGCTCTTTACAACATTCAGTTTGAGCAGCATTGGTTAGAGGCTCAGACCGATCGTCAAGCCATTG TGAACGAGAACATGAGCAAAAGAGCAGTGCACAAAGCTTTGTTCGAGTCGTTTGCATTGATCGGGGCGAGTGTCCTCCAAGTTTATCTTCTGCGTCGCTTGTTTGAACGCAAACTCGGCATGTCTCGTGTTTAA